A genomic region of Catalinimonas niigatensis contains the following coding sequences:
- a CDS encoding methyl-accepting chemotaxis protein encodes MNLKIKTRLMVAFATLVAICGLMFYLGTQNTQNLNDKVNEIVNVNVKRMNLAGYIAEGIQFLTKREKDMILTTEKDRLQDLVAEFDKRYALMESRIEQLREVSDESGIVIIDEFRENLDEYLKNYKEIKNLAVNINTDSASMIARQISRTTARDAAADAANTINKIVKKNEAALAEAKVQTDELYEDGKNNMMILLIISILVAGTIALWIINSISSSISKAKEVLKEVSDGNLMVEISNYTKDEIGELLDYLKGTVEKLKEVITSVTSAADNIASASEQMSSSSQQMSEGSTEQAASAEEVSSSMEEMAANIQQNTDNAQQTEKIASKAAEDVQEGSRAVNQTVDSMKKIAEKISIIGEIARQTNLLALNAAVEAARAGEHGKGFAVVAAEVRKLAERSQVAANEINELSSSSVSIADKSGKLLEQIVPNIQNTSRLVQEISAASMEQNAGAEQVNNAIQQLNQVIQQNAASAEEMASSSEELSSQAEQLKETVGFFNVGNTISVRKSTKMKRQHQTAHMSGFSVGATKAKKEAGMHLDLGGGDTSDADFERY; translated from the coding sequence ATGAATCTCAAGATTAAAACCCGTTTGATGGTTGCCTTTGCCACATTGGTAGCCATATGTGGACTCATGTTTTATCTGGGTACACAGAATACCCAAAACCTGAATGACAAAGTAAATGAAATTGTCAATGTTAATGTTAAGCGCATGAATCTGGCAGGATACATTGCCGAAGGTATACAGTTCCTGACCAAAAGGGAAAAGGACATGATACTAACGACTGAAAAAGACAGACTTCAGGATTTGGTGGCAGAATTTGATAAACGGTATGCACTCATGGAATCCCGTATCGAGCAGTTAAGGGAAGTTTCAGATGAGTCAGGAATAGTGATAATAGATGAGTTCAGGGAAAACTTGGACGAGTATCTCAAGAATTACAAAGAGATCAAAAACCTGGCTGTGAACATCAATACTGATTCAGCAAGTATGATTGCCAGACAAATATCAAGAACTACAGCAAGAGATGCGGCAGCAGATGCGGCAAATACCATCAATAAGATTGTAAAGAAGAATGAAGCTGCCCTGGCAGAAGCCAAAGTACAAACGGATGAGTTGTATGAAGACGGAAAGAATAATATGATGATCCTTCTGATCATCTCTATTCTAGTAGCAGGTACGATTGCATTATGGATCATCAATAGCATTTCATCTTCTATCTCAAAAGCCAAAGAGGTACTCAAAGAAGTCTCTGATGGTAACCTGATGGTGGAAATATCTAACTACACCAAAGACGAAATAGGCGAACTGCTCGACTATCTGAAAGGAACCGTAGAAAAACTGAAAGAAGTCATTACTTCGGTGACATCAGCAGCAGATAATATCGCCTCAGCCAGCGAGCAGATGAGCAGCTCTTCTCAGCAGATGTCAGAAGGTTCTACCGAGCAGGCTGCTTCTGCCGAAGAGGTGTCATCCTCTATGGAAGAGATGGCAGCCAATATCCAACAAAATACAGACAATGCCCAGCAGACCGAGAAGATTGCCTCCAAAGCGGCAGAAGATGTACAGGAAGGAAGCCGTGCGGTCAACCAGACCGTAGATTCCATGAAGAAAATTGCTGAAAAGATCAGCATCATCGGCGAGATTGCCAGGCAAACCAACCTGCTGGCCCTTAATGCAGCAGTAGAAGCCGCCCGCGCCGGTGAGCATGGCAAAGGCTTTGCCGTAGTAGCCGCCGAAGTACGCAAGCTGGCAGAGAGAAGTCAGGTAGCAGCCAACGAAATCAACGAGCTATCCAGTTCAAGTGTCTCCATCGCTGATAAGTCAGGTAAGTTGCTGGAACAGATTGTGCCTAATATCCAGAATACATCAAGACTGGTGCAGGAGATCAGTGCGGCCAGCATGGAGCAGAATGCAGGAGCAGAGCAGGTGAACAACGCCATACAGCAGTTGAATCAGGTGATTCAGCAGAATGCTGCCAGTGCGGAGGAAATGGCCTCCAGCTCGGAAGAACTTTCTTCACAGGCAGAGCAATTGAAAGAAACCGTTGGCTTCTTCAATGTAGGTAATACGATATCAGTACGTAAGTCAACAAAGATGAAAAGACAACATCAAACTGCCCATATGTCTGGCTTTTCAGTAGGTGCCACCAAGGCAAAGAAAGAAGCAGGTATGCACCTGGATCTTGGTGGTGGTGATACCAGCGATGCGGATTTTGAGCGGTACTAA
- a CDS encoding chemotaxis protein CheW: MENLQEITTNYFLTFKLEEESFGVNVSKVLEILEVGHITKVPHAPEYMRGVVNLRGNVLPVIDSRVKFGMTSQSFTVDTCIIVLSIQVDDTESIKVGALVDAVQEVMEINETEINPMPTVGTRYRAEFIRGMVNQEEDFLMVLDVDRVFTSEELNLVLESSPDHHPSETI; this comes from the coding sequence ATGGAAAATTTGCAAGAAATAACCACAAACTACTTTCTCACTTTCAAACTGGAAGAAGAATCTTTTGGTGTGAATGTGTCTAAAGTACTGGAGATTCTGGAGGTAGGACATATTACCAAAGTACCTCACGCCCCGGAATATATGCGCGGTGTAGTCAATCTGCGGGGTAATGTGTTGCCAGTGATAGACTCAAGGGTAAAATTTGGCATGACCTCACAGTCTTTTACGGTAGACACCTGCATCATTGTTTTAAGCATTCAGGTAGATGATACGGAATCTATCAAAGTAGGAGCTTTAGTAGATGCTGTGCAGGAAGTAATGGAAATCAATGAGACAGAGATCAATCCCATGCCGACAGTAGGCACCAGATACCGGGCAGAATTTATTCGTGGCATGGTCAATCAGGAAGAAGATTTTCTGATGGTACTGGATGTAGACCGGGTATTTACTTCCGAAGAACTCAACCTGGTACTGGAATCCTCTCCCGACCATCATCCTTCAGAAACAATCTGA
- a CDS encoding chemotaxis protein CheA: MDKFKAKFHEEAQDLLADLEKALMSLEKSPQNAQAIEHVFRIMHTLKGNSAMFGFASIEQLTHHLENIYDLIRQGKKVIDTTILNVSLASIDHLNNLLKDEDQLTEVTKNVHQDLLTQIQSLSGSETVSPVVQEEETERRGGETQTYLVRFQPDQHILRNGTNLLYLLEELTALGEGEAILYTDKLPKLEEMEPTLCYLSWDVILATTEEIGQIREVFLFVEDEAAIDIIPLAKENLLTRATFQEKIKQAKVQAKLPALDFWKHTEILEAKAATTQSQQVASIRVPTDKLDNLMNLVSELVTTQARLSLLAEQVEQTELVSIAEEVEKISRRLRDNAFSICLIPIEHLFTRFQRMVRDISQELGKQVDFITEGGETEMDKAIIDSLADPLMHILRNSLDHGIETIAERKKKGKPAKGKILLKAFYSGTYVHIQISDDGAGIDPERVRKKAVAKGIIPADKVLQEKEIMELIFAPGFSTTEKVTEISGRGVGMDVVKQKVTELRGEVDMQSGLDSGTTLTIKLPLTLSIIDGLLVKITDTSYIIPLSAVDRCCETQAGKLNTFNELFGFEGEQIPYIDLRSGFEKQTLTQDPKAIVHIVLIRFDHLRVGLVVDHILGEYQAVLKPLGKHYKNQKFLSGGSILGDGNIALVLDTQKTIQYFTQSTKNQIAV, encoded by the coding sequence ATGGATAAGTTCAAAGCTAAATTCCATGAAGAGGCTCAGGATCTGCTTGCAGATCTGGAGAAAGCTTTAATGAGTCTGGAAAAGTCTCCTCAGAATGCGCAGGCCATTGAGCATGTGTTCAGGATTATGCATACGCTAAAAGGCAACAGCGCCATGTTTGGCTTTGCATCCATAGAGCAGCTCACCCATCACCTGGAGAATATCTATGACCTGATCCGGCAAGGAAAGAAAGTGATAGATACGACAATCCTGAATGTAAGCCTGGCTTCTATAGACCACCTGAATAACCTTCTTAAGGACGAAGACCAGTTGACTGAAGTTACTAAAAATGTGCATCAGGATTTATTGACACAGATTCAATCCCTTAGCGGAAGCGAAACTGTATCTCCTGTAGTCCAGGAAGAAGAGACAGAAAGGAGGGGAGGAGAAACACAAACTTATCTGGTTCGTTTTCAGCCCGACCAGCATATTTTAAGAAATGGCACCAACTTACTTTATCTGCTGGAGGAATTGACCGCCCTGGGTGAAGGCGAAGCCATTTTGTATACTGACAAATTGCCCAAGCTGGAAGAAATGGAGCCTACCCTCTGCTACCTTAGCTGGGATGTCATCCTGGCAACGACTGAAGAGATTGGTCAAATCAGGGAAGTTTTTCTTTTTGTAGAGGATGAAGCTGCCATTGATATCATACCACTGGCAAAGGAAAATCTACTTACACGAGCTACTTTCCAGGAAAAAATAAAGCAGGCCAAAGTACAAGCTAAGCTTCCTGCTCTAGACTTCTGGAAGCATACGGAAATTTTAGAGGCAAAGGCAGCCACCACCCAATCACAACAGGTGGCCAGCATAAGAGTACCTACAGATAAGCTGGATAATCTGATGAACTTGGTGAGCGAACTGGTGACCACTCAGGCCCGCCTGAGCTTACTGGCTGAGCAGGTAGAGCAAACCGAACTGGTCTCTATTGCAGAAGAGGTGGAAAAGATCTCCCGCAGGCTGAGAGACAATGCTTTTAGCATCTGCCTCATACCCATAGAACATCTCTTTACCCGCTTTCAGCGCATGGTACGGGATATCTCACAAGAATTGGGCAAGCAGGTAGACTTTATCACCGAAGGTGGAGAGACGGAGATGGACAAAGCCATCATTGACAGCCTCGCCGACCCTCTGATGCACATCTTAAGAAACAGCCTGGACCATGGCATAGAGACCATAGCTGAAAGAAAGAAAAAAGGAAAACCGGCCAAAGGAAAGATTCTCCTCAAAGCATTTTATTCCGGTACGTATGTACATATACAAATCTCAGATGATGGTGCTGGTATTGATCCTGAAAGAGTACGCAAAAAGGCAGTAGCCAAAGGCATTATTCCTGCCGATAAAGTATTGCAGGAAAAAGAAATTATGGAGCTGATCTTTGCGCCCGGCTTTTCTACCACTGAGAAAGTGACGGAAATTTCCGGCAGAGGGGTAGGCATGGATGTGGTAAAGCAAAAGGTAACCGAACTAAGAGGAGAAGTGGATATGCAGTCGGGATTGGATAGCGGTACTACGCTTACGATCAAGCTTCCGCTTACCTTGTCTATCATAGATGGCTTACTGGTGAAGATCACCGACACCAGCTATATCATACCCCTTTCTGCAGTAGACCGATGCTGCGAAACCCAGGCGGGTAAGCTGAATACTTTCAATGAGCTGTTTGGTTTTGAAGGTGAGCAAATCCCTTACATTGATCTGCGCTCCGGCTTTGAGAAGCAAACGCTTACTCAGGATCCAAAAGCGATCGTACATATCGTGCTGATCCGCTTTGACCACCTGCGTGTCGGATTGGTGGTAGACCATATTCTGGGAGAGTACCAGGCCGTACTTAAGCCTTTAGGGAAACATTATAAAAATCAGAAATTCTTGTCAGGAGGCTCTATTCTGGGCGATGGCAACATTGCCCTGGTGCTGGACACCCAAAAAACCATCCAATACTTTACCCAGTCCACAAAAAATCAAATCGCTGTATGA
- a CDS encoding response regulator, translated as MNKTILIVDDSSSVREVVAHTLQTAGYTVIARQDGEDALTSLDGSPIHLVVTDLNMPKMDGISLTKAIRANEAYKFTPILLLTTESQDEKKKEAKAAGATGWLVKPFVAEKLLEVVKKVIR; from the coding sequence ATGAATAAAACCATCCTCATTGTAGATGATTCTTCCAGTGTAAGAGAAGTTGTTGCTCATACCTTGCAAACTGCCGGTTACACCGTTATTGCGCGGCAGGACGGCGAAGATGCGCTCACCTCTTTGGATGGCAGTCCTATCCATCTGGTAGTGACCGACCTGAACATGCCCAAGATGGATGGCATATCACTTACTAAAGCCATCCGTGCGAATGAAGCCTACAAGTTTACTCCTATTCTGCTATTGACTACTGAGTCACAGGACGAAAAGAAGAAGGAAGCCAAGGCTGCCGGAGCTACCGGCTGGCTGGTCAAACCCTTTGTAGCGGAGAAGCTGCTGGAGGTAGTAAAAAAAGTAATCAGATAA
- a CDS encoding STAS domain-containing protein → MQTTEYIQLTTKGPEAGILKLSGDLTVKHIQELKENILKAIGTFKQLEILINHPETIDIAFFQLIEAAQQRARKSKKKLTLTYKISDDVHELCRKAGLTLENQ, encoded by the coding sequence ATGCAGACTACTGAATACATACAACTTACCACTAAGGGTCCGGAAGCAGGTATATTAAAGCTATCCGGTGATCTGACAGTGAAACACATACAGGAACTTAAGGAGAATATCCTGAAGGCCATCGGGACTTTTAAGCAGTTGGAAATCCTGATTAATCATCCTGAAACTATAGACATTGCCTTTTTTCAACTCATAGAGGCTGCTCAACAGCGTGCGAGAAAAAGCAAGAAAAAACTCACTCTCACTTACAAAATTTCAGATGATGTCCATGAACTGTGCAGAAAAGCAGGCCTTACTTTAGAAAATCAATAA
- a CDS encoding GAF domain-containing protein translates to MRLRKRSIQYVICSIFIVLYIGHFLYLGGEIYTETFLFSPQSSHTKSLIRLTSILLIDSLCLWLLYKALYQPLLKLVGISSKLLNTTSSRLSSAKIKLPEIASHLEDFQNNQIKIIEFLEEIGKNNFEANPDIDTNSKMGQTLINMRSQLKSAAASEQIHHWKNQGISYFTKIIREEQTNLQTLTQVVLSKLVKYMEANQGAVFVLEEDEDASYLELKATFAWEKDKHQEKRFELQQGLAGQAVIERETIYLTDVPPAYIHITSGLGEALPNQLLIVPMQFNEKVHGVIELASFKKFEKYQIELIEAIGEILASSLSTIKVSEQTQKLLQESRQMTEMMKSQEEELRNNALEMETARQNLSVELNKATAEMERQIETIEQERRKNIAILESYVDGVVTFNISGTIEFINKAAEQIWNTSRNLVIGKPITKLIPLSWMDVDGKKTPQYNYQGTVKPIDIRTEVAILNQEQEEVAVLMTISHVNVGGEDTYTIFIQKVSVELF, encoded by the coding sequence ATGAGATTAAGGAAACGTTCTATTCAATATGTGATATGCAGTATTTTTATTGTACTGTATATAGGACATTTCCTGTACCTGGGTGGTGAAATTTATACTGAAACCTTCTTATTCTCCCCTCAGAGCAGCCATACGAAAAGCTTAATCCGGCTAACGAGTATTCTTCTGATAGATAGCCTTTGTCTTTGGCTATTGTATAAAGCCCTTTATCAACCTCTCTTAAAATTAGTGGGTATCAGCAGCAAGTTGCTCAATACTACCTCTTCCAGGCTTTCATCAGCCAAGATTAAACTTCCTGAAATTGCTTCTCATCTGGAAGACTTTCAAAATAATCAGATCAAGATTATTGAATTTCTGGAAGAAATTGGAAAAAACAACTTTGAGGCAAACCCGGACATTGATACCAACAGTAAAATGGGGCAGACGCTGATCAATATGCGCAGCCAACTAAAGAGCGCTGCTGCCTCAGAACAGATACATCACTGGAAAAATCAGGGGATCAGTTATTTTACTAAAATCATAAGGGAAGAGCAGACGAACTTACAAACCCTGACCCAGGTGGTACTCTCTAAGCTGGTCAAATACATGGAAGCCAATCAGGGTGCCGTATTTGTTTTGGAAGAAGATGAAGATGCTTCCTATCTGGAACTAAAAGCCACTTTTGCCTGGGAGAAAGACAAGCATCAGGAAAAGAGGTTTGAACTCCAGCAGGGGCTGGCAGGGCAGGCAGTAATAGAAAGAGAAACCATCTACCTGACGGATGTTCCCCCAGCTTATATCCACATTACCTCCGGACTGGGTGAGGCTCTCCCGAATCAGTTGCTGATTGTGCCTATGCAATTCAATGAAAAAGTGCATGGTGTGATAGAGTTGGCATCGTTCAAAAAATTTGAAAAGTACCAGATAGAGCTGATAGAAGCCATTGGGGAGATTCTGGCTTCCAGTCTGTCTACTATCAAAGTGAGCGAACAGACGCAAAAGCTGCTACAAGAATCCCGGCAGATGACAGAAATGATGAAGAGTCAGGAAGAAGAGCTTCGCAACAATGCCCTGGAAATGGAAACAGCTCGTCAAAATCTTTCTGTAGAACTCAATAAAGCTACGGCAGAAATGGAGCGGCAGATAGAAACGATAGAACAGGAACGCAGAAAAAACATTGCCATTCTGGAGAGCTATGTGGATGGAGTGGTCACTTTTAATATCTCAGGAACTATAGAATTTATCAATAAAGCCGCAGAGCAGATTTGGAATACTTCGCGCAATCTGGTGATAGGCAAACCCATCACAAAACTGATTCCCTTATCGTGGATGGACGTTGATGGTAAAAAAACACCTCAGTACAATTATCAGGGGACAGTCAAACCCATAGATATCAGAACAGAAGTAGCCATTTTGAATCAGGAGCAGGAAGAAGTAGCGGTTTTGATGACCATATCGCATGTCAATGTGGGAGGAGAAGACACTTACACCATTTTCATCCAAAAAGTATCGGTAGAGCTTTTCTGA
- a CDS encoding DUF4136 domain-containing protein, translating to MHKKYAFMSLALYLCILALISGCSPVNVISSNFDPDISPESYETFNFYDLDVDTPNPEQIDTIRLSMLKNAIENELNARGLEMSDDPDLWVNIGVLLEDKVQTRETNIREAPLYIGQRNYHWESKEVVVDKYREGTVMLDLIDADSKEMVGQAVASGIVSEDNEKLLQRIEQGVEKVFDELWSRQQ from the coding sequence ATGCATAAGAAGTATGCTTTTATGTCTCTGGCTCTTTATTTATGTATCCTTGCTCTGATATCCGGATGTTCGCCAGTAAACGTAATCTCCAGCAACTTTGATCCGGATATTTCTCCTGAAAGTTATGAGACATTCAACTTCTACGATCTGGATGTAGATACACCTAATCCTGAGCAGATTGATACTATACGCCTAAGTATGCTGAAAAACGCTATAGAGAATGAGCTCAATGCCCGGGGTCTGGAAATGTCAGATGATCCTGACCTTTGGGTAAATATCGGAGTATTGTTAGAAGATAAAGTGCAGACCAGAGAAACTAACATTCGGGAAGCCCCTCTGTACATCGGACAGCGCAACTACCATTGGGAGAGTAAAGAGGTTGTCGTAGATAAATACCGAGAAGGGACCGTTATGCTTGACCTGATAGACGCTGACTCCAAAGAAATGGTAGGGCAGGCAGTAGCCTCCGGCATAGTCTCAGAAGATAATGAAAAGCTCCTTCAAAGAATTGAGCAGGGTGTAGAAAAGGTATTTGATGAACTCTGGAGCAGGCAGCAGTAA
- a CDS encoding formylglycine-generating enzyme family protein — MLRLNAPNFADQFAALENVTRLMNTKGINFIKVSTLFAALFFTAACSIDSQTTTTEEQTKTTSDTSSDQSQPIGEAPEDMVWVPGGHFMMGSEDQTATSNEGPAYKVEISGFWMDTHEVTNAEYRAFVEATGYQTVAERPIDWEEIKKQLPPGTPRPPDHVLQPGSLIFAPPHQAVPLDDYSRWWAWQTGADWQHPNGPGSTIEGKDNFPVVHIAYEDAQAYAEWAGKRLPTEAEWEYAARGGNSNLPFAWGDELTPSGKYLANFFQGDFPYNNSGQDGFAGAAPIKSFKPNGYGLYDMIGNVWEWSADWYRPDTHVKQASMTVCKDPSGPESSYDPSEPYAEKRVIKGGSYLCSEEYCSNYRPSARMATAIDSGQEHLGFRCVKDANAQL, encoded by the coding sequence ATGCTTAGATTGAACGCTCCGAATTTCGCAGATCAGTTTGCAGCTCTGGAAAACGTCACACGACTCATGAACACTAAAGGAATAAATTTCATAAAAGTATCTACCCTATTTGCAGCTTTGTTTTTTACTGCTGCTTGTAGTATCGATTCTCAAACTACCACAACAGAAGAGCAAACCAAAACAACTTCCGACACTTCCTCTGATCAAAGCCAGCCTATAGGAGAGGCACCCGAAGACATGGTCTGGGTTCCTGGGGGGCACTTTATGATGGGAAGCGAAGATCAAACGGCTACCTCCAACGAAGGTCCTGCTTATAAGGTAGAAATATCTGGCTTCTGGATGGATACACACGAAGTGACCAATGCAGAATATAGAGCATTTGTAGAAGCCACGGGCTACCAGACCGTTGCTGAACGTCCCATAGACTGGGAAGAAATAAAAAAACAGCTTCCTCCCGGCACTCCCCGTCCACCCGATCATGTGTTGCAGCCTGGCTCTCTGATTTTCGCTCCTCCCCATCAGGCTGTACCTTTGGATGATTATTCCCGTTGGTGGGCATGGCAGACTGGTGCTGACTGGCAGCATCCGAACGGACCAGGCAGTACCATTGAAGGCAAAGACAATTTTCCGGTAGTTCACATCGCCTATGAAGATGCACAGGCCTATGCGGAATGGGCTGGAAAGCGATTGCCTACAGAAGCGGAATGGGAATATGCTGCCAGAGGTGGCAACAGTAATTTACCCTTCGCCTGGGGAGATGAGCTTACCCCCAGCGGAAAATACCTGGCTAACTTTTTTCAGGGTGATTTTCCCTACAACAACAGCGGACAGGATGGATTTGCCGGAGCAGCCCCTATCAAAAGTTTTAAGCCTAATGGCTATGGCCTATATGACATGATCGGTAATGTGTGGGAATGGAGCGCCGACTGGTATCGTCCGGATACCCATGTGAAGCAGGCCAGCATGACAGTATGCAAGGACCCCAGCGGACCTGAATCCAGTTATGATCCCAGTGAACCCTATGCAGAGAAGCGGGTGATCAAGGGAGGATCGTATCTCTGTAGTGAAGAATATTGCAGCAATTATCGTCCTAGTGCACGGATGGCCACAGCCATTGACTCAGGACAGGAGCATCTGGGTTTCCGCTGTGTCAAAGATGCCAATGCACAGCTCTGA
- a CDS encoding aldo/keto reductase has product MDNAEPGLSRKDFLRTSCLSLAGLCLLPDLSTAFEEKERIFRSIPSTGERIPAIGMGSWLTFDVGSSESERAPMRDVLRTFTDLGGGVIDSSPMYGHSQKVIGELAEELGVKDKLWVATKVWTNGKQSGKAQIDESVSLFHKWPTLEQVHNIRDFKTHIRTLRDLKEEGKLKYLGVTHYLDSAHDDLAELIRTEPLDFVQINLSVRGRAAEGELLPLAADKGVAVIINQPFKTKALFRTVEGVPLPPWAKEWDMPNWASFFLKYIISNPHVTCTIPATTQVGHVKENMAAGYAPLPDDVTRKKMTTYYNQHTQ; this is encoded by the coding sequence ATGGATAATGCTGAACCTGGACTTTCGCGTAAAGATTTTTTGCGAACCTCCTGTCTTTCGCTGGCAGGGCTATGCCTGTTGCCAGACTTATCAACAGCATTTGAAGAGAAGGAGCGAATCTTTCGCAGCATTCCCTCTACTGGTGAACGAATTCCGGCTATCGGGATGGGCTCCTGGCTTACTTTTGATGTAGGCAGTTCAGAAAGTGAACGCGCACCTATGCGGGATGTACTACGGACTTTTACCGACTTGGGAGGAGGCGTAATTGACAGTTCACCGATGTATGGCCATTCTCAAAAGGTGATTGGCGAACTGGCAGAAGAGTTAGGTGTGAAGGATAAACTCTGGGTAGCGACCAAGGTCTGGACTAATGGAAAGCAATCGGGAAAAGCTCAAATTGATGAGTCAGTCAGTTTATTCCACAAATGGCCGACTTTAGAACAGGTGCATAATATCCGTGATTTTAAGACACATATCCGAACTTTGAGAGATTTGAAAGAAGAAGGAAAGCTCAAGTATCTGGGTGTAACTCATTATCTGGATTCTGCTCATGATGATCTGGCTGAACTGATACGCACTGAACCGCTGGACTTTGTGCAGATCAATCTTTCTGTACGAGGCAGGGCTGCTGAAGGTGAGTTATTGCCTCTGGCCGCTGACAAAGGTGTAGCCGTAATCATCAACCAGCCTTTTAAAACCAAAGCGCTTTTTCGCACGGTAGAAGGTGTGCCGCTTCCTCCCTGGGCTAAGGAATGGGACATGCCTAACTGGGCTTCTTTCTTTTTAAAGTACATTATCTCTAACCCGCATGTAACCTGTACCATCCCTGCTACCACGCAGGTGGGACATGTCAAAGAAAATATGGCTGCCGGATACGCTCCGCTGCCGGATGACGTTACCAGAAAAAAAATGACTACATACTATAACCAACACACACAATGA
- a CDS encoding Gfo/Idh/MocA family protein translates to MINRRKFLGQSLAGISGLTLSTSAFSNIIIPNQNRKLGVALVGLGYYSTDLLAPALQQTQHCELRGIVTGTPEKAEKWKAQYNIPDKNIYNYETIDEVANNPDIDVIYIVLPPSMHAEYSIKAAEAGKHVWCEKPMAMTVEECQNMIDACNKNKTKLSIGYRVQHEPNTQQIIQFTKNRTYGKVENVSAEAGYREGRTDHWKQKKEMGGGAMYDMGVYPLNAARYSTQMEPIAVTARASTTRPEIYDEVEETMEFDLEFPGGVTADCVTSFGRSMNSLMVNCSEGWYKLEPFQAYSGIQGETSDGKKLNATLPNMQQAKQMDDDALAILNNKPMLVPGEEGLKDIRVVEAIYRSVEQNDKVAIS, encoded by the coding sequence ATGATCAACCGCAGGAAATTTTTAGGACAAAGCTTAGCAGGAATATCGGGACTGACACTCAGCACTTCTGCTTTTTCAAACATCATCATCCCCAATCAAAACAGAAAACTGGGCGTAGCCCTGGTAGGACTAGGCTATTACAGCACTGACTTACTGGCTCCAGCCTTGCAGCAAACCCAGCATTGCGAACTGAGAGGTATTGTCACCGGTACTCCGGAAAAAGCAGAGAAGTGGAAAGCTCAATACAATATTCCTGACAAAAACATCTACAATTATGAAACGATAGATGAGGTGGCCAACAACCCCGATATAGATGTAATCTACATCGTGTTACCACCTTCCATGCATGCCGAATACAGCATCAAAGCAGCCGAAGCAGGGAAGCATGTCTGGTGCGAAAAACCGATGGCAATGACCGTAGAAGAGTGCCAGAATATGATTGATGCCTGCAACAAAAACAAAACCAAGCTGAGCATTGGCTATCGGGTGCAACACGAACCCAATACCCAGCAAATTATACAATTCACCAAAAACAGAACCTATGGGAAAGTAGAAAATGTAAGCGCAGAAGCTGGCTACCGTGAAGGCAGAACCGACCACTGGAAGCAGAAAAAAGAAATGGGAGGCGGCGCCATGTACGATATGGGCGTATATCCGCTGAATGCTGCCCGTTATTCTACCCAGATGGAACCTATTGCCGTCACCGCCCGTGCTTCTACCACCCGCCCCGAGATTTATGATGAAGTGGAAGAAACTATGGAGTTTGATCTGGAATTTCCCGGGGGCGTTACTGCGGACTGTGTTACCAGTTTTGGCAGAAGCATGAATAGCCTGATGGTCAATTGCAGTGAAGGCTGGTACAAGCTGGAACCCTTCCAAGCCTACAGTGGCATACAGGGTGAAACCAGTGATGGCAAAAAGCTAAATGCAACACTACCCAATATGCAGCAGGCCAAGCAGATGGATGATGATGCTCTGGCGATCCTTAACAACAAACCCATGCTGGTGCCCGGTGAAGAAGGCTTAAAAGACATACGCGTTGTAGAAGCCATCTACCGCTCTGTGGAACAGAATGATAAGGTAGCAATATCTTGA